AGGTGTTGACTTGGTGGTGTTGAATCCGGTGCTGGTTCTTGGACCGCCGTTACAGCCGACGATCAACGCCAGTCTTTACCACGTCCTCAAATATCTAACCGGCTCGGCTAAGACTTATGCTAATTTGACTCAAGCTTATGTGGATGTTCGCGATGTCGCGCTGGCTCATGTTCTGGTCTATGAGGCACCCTCGGCCTCCGGACGTTATCTCCTAGCCGAGAGTGCTCGCCACCGCGGGGAAGTTGTTGAGATTCTGGCTAAGCTATTCCCGGAGTATCCTCTTCCGACCAAGTAAGTGAACTTTGCCTTTAGCATTTTAATAGTTTCTAACTAATTAATGTCAGTCACTTAAATATTTACTAATTAAGGGTTAGTTTTCTATAATAAGTTAGAAACGAAAaccatattataaaatatagaatTGAAAGCTCATATCAAGCATTGTGGAAATATTTCCGGTTGTATCTTTCGAAACCAACTTGAAGGTAAAGGTTCATATCAAGAATTGTGGtccaatatataaaattttcatcaCATTTGAAAcgaaaaaactaatttaaattgtGGGATACTTGTAgactataaaaaataatctaaggaaaaaaaaacaccttgTATCAGTTTTGATGACGAATCATACATTTGGCAGCCATGCACCCCTCGTCACCTCATGACATAGAGTCTCCACTTACTTGAGTTGAGTCAACACTTTCtgtaaatagtaaaaacacAGCAAAtaacgttttttttaatcGACGATGTTAGCTCTTGTGTATCTTATTAAGACAATGACCGGTCTCAAGGTACTCGTCTTTGTAACTaacattatttatattatatggttATAAGACTTTGTACTATACAATTGCATACTCGCATGCCTCATGTACTCATTAGTGtacattaataataataagtaaaGAAGTCGTCAGAAACACTAATCAGTAGacatatgaatatgaatacTTACGGCTAATTATGACGATAATCTGACGTCTCTTATACAGTGTCTTTGCTAATCTTCACATATATGGcttattcaatatatataattcgtttttgttcttacaaaatgatttttttttttttttgttctgtttcttttctctctttttttgacaaataGTTCCTTTATCACTTAGTTTGATATAAAACCATTGATGGGTGTGAATTGGTCCCATGATCCTTTTTTCGTCTGTGGTGAAGGTTGGTATACCCAACAACTCACACCATAAGTCCAAGTCATCTCGTCACCAACCGCTCACGTGGACAATTTTGAAAccataagaatatatatacaaaatataaaatgtttgatgggtatgttttattgaaaataaaggAGATAGTCATTGCTCTTTGTCTAACTTTAATTAGACAAATCAATCGCTTTAGAGTAAATAATGTTCAAGAAAGATTGTGCTAAGtaattaaccaaaagaaaaaagattgttgAGTAACAACGATGTTTCTGgtttaataatgttttcaggtgcaaGGACGAGAAGAACCCTAGAGCCAAGCCATACAAATTCACTAACCAGAAGATTAAGGACTTAGGCTTAGAGTTCACTTCCACCAAGCAAAGCCTCTACGACACAGTCAAGAGCTTACAAGAGAAAGGCCATcttgctcctcctcctcctcctccttcagCATCGCAAGAATCCGTGGAAAATGGCATTAAGATCGGGTCTTGAAAAGCTTATTAATTCCCTCAAGTATCCCCCTTAAGTATCCTTAACCATTGAAGttgcttttgtttgttgtctcTGGTTATGTGAAACCTCTGTTTCAATATGTCTCGTCTGGTTATGAATCTGTACACTCAGTTCTTTGGCCAAACCGTTTGATGGATTTTGTAGTCAAGTCTTCATGTTTGATCTATGTAATAGATTACACTTAAGTAAACAACTTCATTTTTATTCTATGCAATAGATTACAATAAGTAAACACTATTTCTTCTATCTGAAATGTTCTAATTCTTCAATTTAAGTCTCCTATAACCGCTACTCTATTAGGTAACTGCATGTTGGCAATATCTTCTCTAGGAAGTGTTTCCTCGGTCTGAGAGTTACTGAAGTCTAGGAAATGTGTGGACGAGGACTCTCTGTTTTTACGGAGGACAAGGTAACTGATGGCAGCTAAGTAAGTGGCAATGCCTGAGAATCCAAGAACTCCTAAGAAAACAATGGCTACAAGGTTCATGTGACTATGGAGAAGCAACTTGATGAAGCTGCTTACAAGATAGTAAATGTTTATACCCATAATAAGTCCACCAATTATCCAAGTCACCGATGAAATCTACAAGAAACCCGCAGGTTATGTTAGATTTCTTTCCTTCTATTGATGTTATGACTAATGTATATGACAGAAGTGAAGTTGAATATTATTACCACAAGTGAATTGGCGTGTGAGCCCATTTTGGTTTTACTGCTTGTGAATTTGAGAAGTGGGACTAAAGCAAATGGGAGTTCAAAGGATAAGATCATCTGCAAACATATAAGATGATTGATGTTAATAAAGTATGTATGTGATTAAGAGATTGGATTTAAGTTATGGAAGAGGTTATACCGAGGCAATGATGATTAACTTTCCGGCTCCAGCTGAGCCACCTATCAAAGCAACGATCAAACTTGGGATTATAGCCAAGCATCTGGTTAGGAAGTTTCTGAGCCATGGTTCTAGTCTTAAATCAAGAAACCCctgaagaaaataagagaagGAACAAGATTCAGACACAAGTTAGGGCTTAGGAGCATTTTTCTAGAGTTTGATCACCTGCATAACGTATTGTCCAGCATATGTTCCGGTTATGGTTGAACTCTGACCGGAAGCAAGCAACGCAATTGCAAATAGCTTTGAGCTCCATTTACCCACAACGTTCTGTGAGACAACCAGAATAAGTATATATAGATCCTCTAATAATGTGAGAAGTTATGCAAGAAATTGAAGCAAAAGATATAGGATTCATGGATTTACACGTAGCAGAAATGAAGCTTTGTTTAAGTCCAAATCTTGGCAACTAGCTCGATCTTCTGGACTCAAATCTGAGGCATTACAAACTGCACCACTCACTGATATCACAGAGACATTGATGAGAAATGCCACCATAAGTGCTAATCCGCTTTCTATCAAGTAATACCGACAAGCTTCCTGTAAATGAGAACAGGGAACTTAAAGACTCACATAACGTCCATGAAAATGTATGTATG
This sequence is a window from Arabidopsis thaliana chromosome 1 sequence. Protein-coding genes within it:
- the CCR1 gene encoding cinnamoyl coa reductase 1, whose amino-acid sequence is MVEPAVNGAKFVINAAAEAKVKRVVITSSIGAVYMDPNRDPEAVVDESCWSDLDFCKNTKNWYCYGKMVAEQAAWETAKEKGVDLVVLNPVLVLGPPLQPTINASLYHVLKYLTGSAKTYANLTQAYVDVRDVALAHVLVYEAPSASGRYLLAESARHRGEVVEILAKLFPEYPLPTKCKDEKNPRAKPYKFTNQKIKDLGLEFTSTKQSLYDTVKSLQEKGHLAPPPPPPSASQESVENGIKIGS
- the NRAMP6 gene encoding NRAMP metal ion transporter 6 (NRAMP metal ion transporter 6 (NRAMP6); FUNCTIONS IN: inorganic anion transmembrane transporter activity, metal ion transmembrane transporter activity; INVOLVED IN: cellular metal ion homeostasis, metal ion transport; LOCATED IN: membrane; EXPRESSED IN: 12 plant structures; EXPRESSED DURING: LP.06 six leaves visible, LP.04 four leaves visible, 4 anthesis, petal differentiation and expansion stage, LP.08 eight leaves visible; CONTAINS InterPro DOMAIN/s: Natural resistance-associated macrophage protein (InterPro:IPR001046); BEST Arabidopsis thaliana protein match is: natural resistance-associated macrophage protein 1 (TAIR:AT1G80830.1); Has 5518 Blast hits to 5467 proteins in 1679 species: Archae - 118; Bacteria - 4110; Metazoa - 356; Fungi - 271; Plants - 336; Viruses - 0; Other Eukaryotes - 327 (source: NCBI BLink).), producing MAAETASGSNRSISNSPLIENSDSNQILVPEKKSWKNFFSYLGPGFLVSIAYIDPGNFETDLQSGAQYKYELLWIILVASCAALVIQSLAANLGVVTGKHLAEHCRAEYSKVPNFMLWVVAEIAVVACDIPEVIGTAFALNMLFNIPVWIGVLLTGLSTLILLALQQYGIRKLEFLIAFLVFTIALCFFVELHYSKPDPKEVLYGLFVPQLKGNGATGLAISLLGAMVMPHNLFLHSALVLSRKIPRSVTGIKEACRYYLIESGLALMVAFLINVSVISVSGAVCNASDLSPEDRASCQDLDLNKASFLLRNVVGKWSSKLFAIALLASGQSSTITGTYAGQYVMQGFLDLRLEPWLRNFLTRCLAIIPSLIVALIGGSAGAGKLIIIASMILSFELPFALVPLLKFTSSKTKMGSHANSLVISSVTWIIGGLIMGINIYYLVSSFIKLLLHSHMNLVAIVFLGVLGFSGIATYLAAISYLVLRKNRESSSTHFLDFSNSQTEETLPREDIANMQLPNRVAVIGDLN